The window GCGGCGCGGCAGATCGCGGGGCCGGACTTTATCATCGGCGGCACGGCGCGCACGCCGGAACTCGCGCGCGAGGCCCAACGGCTGGGCGCGGACTACATCGGCTGCGGCGCGGCCTTCGGCACCGCGACCAAGGACGACGCCGTCGTCATCGGCCCGGAGGGCATCAAAGAGGTGCTTGCCGCGGTTGAGATCCCCTCGGTGGCCATCGGCGGCATCGAACTCGCGAACGTCTCCCGGCTCGCCGGCTGCAGATGCAGCGGGATATCGCTCTCCGGCGCGGTGATGAGGGCTGCGGACCCCAGAGAGGCCGCGAAGGCGCTGATGAGAGAGATAGACAAGAGCTTCGGCTGCTGAGGCACGCCGGTAACTTTTTGTAAATTTATTGAACCTGGAGGTAATAAAATGCAGAACGAAGAAAGAAAAAAGCTATTCAAAAGGGCGGTTCTCGCCGGAGCCTTCGCGGCGGCCGGCGTGGTGCTCTCCGTCGTCTCGATCCCCATGGGGCCAACCAAGTGCTTCCCCTTTCAGCACACGATAAACGTGCTCGCGGGGATAATCCTCGGCCCCTGGTGGGCGGTCGGCGCGGCCTTTACGACGAGCGTCATCAGAAACCTGATGGGCACCGGCAGCCTCTTCGCCTTCCCTGGAAGCATGTTCGGCGCGCTCTTTGTCGGCCTCGCGGCTAAGGCCCTGCCCGAAAGATACAAGGTCTGCGCCGCCTGCGCCGAGCCGGTCGGTACGGGCATCGTCGGAGCCTGGGTAGGGGCGAAGGTTCTCGGCCCCATCCTCGGCAAGGGCATCGGCTTCCTCTTCTTCTCCGGCTCCTTCCTCATGAGCTCCGTCCCCGGCGCGGTGATCGGCGCTCTGCTCGTCTACTGCCTGCAAAAGAGGATGGTGCTGACGCGCACCTTCGGGGCGATGATTTAAAAACAACTTCGCCTGACCTCACAACGGCGGACGCCGCCGTCCATAAACGACAGGCGCCGGAGCGCGGGGAATTGATCGCCACCGCTCCGGCGCCTTTAATATTTCAGCGCCGCAGCCCCGCCTTTACCGCTGCCTTTTCCCTATCGACGCGTACGCCTCCGCGATCTTCACCAGCGTCACGACGACCAGCTCCATATCATCGGCGCAGGCGAATTCCAGCCGTCCGTGATGGTTGTGGCTCGCCGTCCCGAGATTAGGGCAGGGCAGCCCCATAAATGAAAGGTTCGCTCCGTCCGTGCCGCCGCGTATCGGGGCGATGAAAGGCTCGCCGCCCGCCGCCCTGACGGCCTCCTTCGCGATATCGATCATGAACGGATATTTTTCGACCACCTCGGCCATGTTGCGGTATGTCTGCGTTATCACCGGCTCCGCGCGGCCCTCGCCGTACCTTTCATTGATGCGGCGCGCCGCCTCACCTATCATATCCTCGCGCGCCCTGAGCCTCCGCGCGTCGTGGTCGCGGAGGATATACCGCTGAAAGGCGCTCTCCACACTGCCGCCGCTCTCGTCGAGAAGGAAAAAGCCCTCGCGCCCCTCGGTATTTTCGGGACGTTCCGCCGCCGGCAGCATCGAGAAAAACTCCATCGCCAGCAGCTGCGCGTTTATCAAAACATTCTTCGCCGTCCCTGGATGGACGCTGCGTCCCGTGAAAGAGACTTGGGCCGACGAGGCGTTGAAATTTTCATAAGATATCTCGCCGAAGCGGCCGCCGTCCACCGTATAGGCGAAGTCGGCGCCGAACCTTTTCAGGTCGAAGTGCTCCGTACCGCGCCCGATCTCCTCGTCGGGAGTGAAGGCTATCACGATCTTGCCGTGCTTGATCGAATCGTCGGCCAGCAGCCGCTCCGCCATCGTCAGGATCTCGGCGATCCCCGCCTTGTCGTCCGCGCCGAGCAGAGTCGTGCCGTCGGTGACGATAAGCCTCTTACCCGCGTAATCCTCCAGAAAGGGAAAATCGGAGACCCTCATGACGATATTTTTATCTTCGCTGAGAAGGATATCACCGCCATCGTAGTCCACCAGGCGCGCCCTGATATCTTCGCAGGGCGAGGCGGGGGAGACGTCCATATGGGCGATAAAGCCAAGGACGGCGGCCTCCGTCTCTATATTCGCGGGAATGGCGGCATAAAGATAGCA is drawn from Cloacibacillus porcorum and contains these coding sequences:
- the thiE gene encoding thiamine phosphate synthase; this encodes MAADRKRLAEQLRLYLICGEGDTPDEVLRKTAAALEGGVTAVQLRVKSWTGRECYNTALALKDLCHAHGAALLVNDRLDIALAAGADGVHLGQKDLPVGAARQIAGPDFIIGGTARTPELAREAQRLGADYIGCGAAFGTATKDDAVVIGPEGIKEVLAAVEIPSVAIGGIELANVSRLAGCRCSGISLSGAVMRAADPREAAKALMREIDKSFGC
- the pepT gene encoding peptidase T, with protein sequence MKAYERLLQYVRIASASDEKGAGSPSAPGIWDMARLLEREMREMGLSEVCLDEHCYLYAAIPANIETEAAVLGFIAHMDVSPASPCEDIRARLVDYDGGDILLSEDKNIVMRVSDFPFLEDYAGKRLIVTDGTTLLGADDKAGIAEILTMAERLLADDSIKHGKIVIAFTPDEEIGRGTEHFDLKRFGADFAYTVDGGRFGEISYENFNASSAQVSFTGRSVHPGTAKNVLINAQLLAMEFFSMLPAAERPENTEGREGFFLLDESGGSVESAFQRYILRDHDARRLRAREDMIGEAARRINERYGEGRAEPVITQTYRNMAEVVEKYPFMIDIAKEAVRAAGGEPFIAPIRGGTDGANLSFMGLPCPNLGTASHNHHGRLEFACADDMELVVVTLVKIAEAYASIGKRQR
- the thiW gene encoding energy coupling factor transporter S component ThiW; its protein translation is MQNEERKKLFKRAVLAGAFAAAGVVLSVVSIPMGPTKCFPFQHTINVLAGIILGPWWAVGAAFTTSVIRNLMGTGSLFAFPGSMFGALFVGLAAKALPERYKVCAACAEPVGTGIVGAWVGAKVLGPILGKGIGFLFFSGSFLMSSVPGAVIGALLVYCLQKRMVLTRTFGAMI